Sequence from the Fragaria vesca subsp. vesca linkage group LG4, FraVesHawaii_1.0, whole genome shotgun sequence genome:
TCTTGATGTCAAAATGCCCTTGGTCAAAGTTCCACAATATCAAGTGAAGGATGATCAGATTAAACCAAGAGTGCATCGTTTCTGTGTGGTTATGGATATACAAAGAATATATGATGAACCCCAGTTGCAGCAAAGATATCACGAAGGGTGCAGTTGTGGCTCATAGAGATCTTCCCATAAATGTTTCCTCTTATTTTATATGATCTCAGTAGGGAAATATTTCTAACATAGAATTAGTGTGTTCATCATATAGTTGGGAATAGAGATTTACTTAGAGTTAGATGAGTTCAATTTGTCATTGTACATTGTTCTACTCTTGTAGAGATGGAGAAACACTGCGGCCTTTTGGGGATGAAGATTTTGGACTACAGTTTTGATGAATGTTATGGCTGTTTTATGGGTCTGATTTTGTTGGTGAAATGCTACAATGTCTCTTATTATTCTTTTTATTCAGTTAATTCAAGTAGCATCTTTTTGGGTAAGATGAATATTGCAAACATTGAAATCTACTGATTGTATTTGTTGAGTGCACACAAAAACAGTACATTCAAACTTCACAAGACCAAAACAACTTCATTATAAAAAAAGAAATCCATCCACTTGAAATGTGTGAAAACAGCTTCTATATGAAACTGGAAATAGCACTCCTCTATTATAGCTGGCTGCTACCACCAGAATAACCACTTCACACTGGAAACTTGAAGTCACTGAGAAGAAGTAAACTTGACCATGGCATGAGCATGAATTGGTGTCAAATTTAATTCACAAAAGCTCAGCCATACCTCCTGCTTCTCCTCTTCATTCTCAGTGTAGGCATTGTAGACCGAAGTCATAATACTCCTTGCTGCTTCTCTTGCCTCAGGCAGCCTATCATTCAGGGAATCTGCCCCCATTTTAACTAGAGCAGCCAGCCCATAATCTTTCATTCCTTCCAGCCCCTGAAATCAATAGAACAATCCTATTTGTTTTAGAAGAAAGATATGCTTAAAGTGACAATTGCACAATTCTAATCTCTTAGTATTATTACCATCTTAGAGACACAGGTTGAGATGGATATGGCAGCTTTGGCCCTGACTTTGAGGTGAGCATGGGTGACATAGGCTTTAAGCCTATTAAGCAGAGGCAGAGGAGTCAAGGACTTCACCATTGTGATTAGCGCCTTGTCTGCCTCTTCACAAACAAACCTCTTATCTTGTGAAGCTTTCAGCAGCAACTGCAGAAGCTGCAATCAAGCAAATCGAAATGTTATCAGAACACAATAGTAATACGATCAAAACTGAGAAAGTAAAACAAAAGTTTTGGTACACACCAATTGATCAAATGCATCAGAGGTGGTGGAGTCAAGCAATCTGTCACCGAAGGCATTGAAGATATCGGCCGAAGCCATGATGGAGGTCTTGATCAGAGCACTCCTCGGATTCTTCATGGACTTAACCAACACCACCATCACTTTCTCTCTGCATATAATCATCATACATATGTCAACAAAACCATAAATCTCAAAATCTCAAATATACAATAGAACAGGAAACAAAGAAAGAAACACTTACAGGGTAGGCACCAAAAGATCAGAGTGAAACAGAGCAAAACGCCTAGCATTGTTCAGGGACTCGCAGACTTTAATCCAATCCTTCGAGTCCAGTCCTCCAATCA
This genomic interval carries:
- the LOC101309722 gene encoding protein FAM179B-like, producing MALRPIDNALPTTPDRPIKPTKVAVPTQKKSDLGLNDENKAPLPVAAEATIDYISSENLKPISDPDSNIQSLIGGLDSKDWIKVCESLNNARRFALFHSDLLVPTLEKVMVVLVKSMKNPRSALIKTSIMASADIFNAFGDRLLDSTTSDAFDQLLLQLLLKASQDKRFVCEEADKALITMVKSLTPLPLLNRLKAYVTHAHLKVRAKAAISISTCVSKMGLEGMKDYGLAALVKMGADSLNDRLPEAREAARSIMTSVYNAYTENEEEKQEVWLSFCELNLTPIHAHAMVKFTSSQ